The Candidatus Methylomirabilota bacterium genomic sequence TGGCAGCTAGGACCGGCAGTTCACAAGATTCGTTCCGGTGCCGAAACCGGTCCGGAGGTCCCTCATTCGGAGATAAGGTTTCGGTCAAGAGTCTCCCTCTCGGACGGCGGCAGCCACCCGAAGAAGCTTTCGTAGCAGCGACTCAAGTTCCCCCAAAGGCCACATGGTGGCCCCGTCAGAAGGGGCTTCATCCGGGGCCGGGTGAACCTCCATGAAGATCGCATTGCATCCCGCCGCTACCGCTGCGCGGGCGAGATGGGGGATATACTCCCGCTGGCCTCCGGACGCGACACCGGTGCCTCCCGGAAGCTGGAGGCTATGGGTGGCATCAAACACCACTGGGTAACCCAGGGCCTGCATGATCGGTAAAGCCCGCATATCCACCACCAGGTTGTTGTATCCAAAGCTCGTCCCTCGCTCGGTAATTAAGAGCCGGTGATTGCCGGTAGAGACCACCTTTTCCACCACCCGGCGAACTTCCCCGGGTGACAAAAATTGTCCTTTTTTCACGTTCACAGCCAGGCCGCTCTGTCCCGCAGCCAACAGAAGATCAGTTTGTCGGCAAAGGAAGGCCGGAATCTGCAGTGCGTCCACTACTCCTGCGACCGAGGCAACCTGGGCGACCTCATGCACATCGGTGAGCACCGGCAGCCCCGTCTTTTCTCTCACCCGACTCAGGATCTGGAGCCCACGTTCGATCCCTGGTCCCCGGAATGACTGGAGTGAGGTGCGGTTCGCCTTATCGTAGGAAGACTTGAGAACAAGGGGGATCTCCAGCTTCCCACAGATTTCCTGGAGGCGCTCTGCTATCCCAAGGAGGTGTTCCTCCCCTTCGATAACACACGGCCCGGCAATAAGGGCCAGCGGGTTCTTCCCCCCGATTTGGACGGGCCCTACCCCAACCTCTCGCGTCGACATTCTACCGTTCTCTCTCCCGGCATCTTACTCTCTATCGCCCAGGGTCAATTACTTTTCCGACTAGAATCGGAGGCAAGGGTACATTGGCCGGAATTTCAGCCTACCGGATCTCCTCGGCCGCCTTCTCGTGCCGTTCCAACTTGATAAGCCGAATTTGAGCAGCCTGCCTTGTCGCACCCGCCGTGATCAGTGCAGCGAGAAAGTTGGCACAACTAGTTGGAACGGCACTAGCATGAGACATGCATTTGCTCGTGCGCCTTGACCCCCAAGCCTCTCACAGCCGTTTCCGGTGTTCCAGGGTCGCCCGGATAAAAGCCCGGAAGATGGGGTGGGGATGTCTTGGGCGGGACCTAAATTCGGGATGAAACTGGCAGCTCACGAACCAGGGATGGTCGGCAAGCTCGATCATCTCCACCAGCCTTCCATCCGGGGAATCACCACTGATCACCAGACCATGGGCCTCCAAGACGCTCCGGTATTCATTGTTCACCTCGTATCGGTGTCGGTGCCGCTCAGACACCTCATTCATCCCATACGCTTGATAGGCCCGAGACCCAGGACGTAGGCGGCACGGGTAGGCACCCAGCCGCATGGTCCCCCCGAGATTGGTGATCCCTCGCTGCTCGGGCATCAAATCGATGACGGCGTGAGGAGTCTCGGTATCAAACTCCCGACTATTGGCCTCCCTCAGACCACAGACGTGCCGGGCGAACTCAATCACGGCACACTGCATCCCGAGACAGATACCCAGGAAGGGAACTCCTTCCTCGCGGGCATAGGTGATCGCCCCGATCTTGCCTTCGATTCCGCGGATGCCAAAGCCTCCGGGGACCAATACCCCCGCGACATCATGGAGACATTTCTTGGCCCCCTCTTGCTCGATCCGTTCCGCCTCTACCGCTTTGATGTCGACCCCGCAGTCATTCGCAATCCCTCCGTGAGAGATCGCTTCGGTGAGACTTTTGTACGCGTCCCTCAGCTCCAAATACTTGCCTACGATGGCAATAGAAGTAGAGGTAGAGGGATTCTGGACCTTCCGAACGATCTGCTCCCACCCTTCAAGGTTCTGCTCCCGGACTTCGAGGTTCAGGATATCCACCAGGATGTTGTCCAATCCCTCGCTCTGCAAAACCAGCGGGACCTCGTAGATCGAGGAGACATCCTTGGCGGTGATGACCGCCCGCTCCGAGACATTACAGAAGAGGGCGATCTTGGCCCTCAGTTCTTTAGGGAGGATCCGATCTGTCCGGCACAGGAGGACATCCGGTTGGATTCCGATCTGAAGGAGCTCCTTGACGCTGTGCTGGGTCGGCTTGGACTTCAGCTCACCGGCGGTACCGATGTAAGGCACCAGGGTAAGGTGAATATAGGCCACGTTCTCCCGGCCAACGTCGCCCTTAAATTGCCGGATCGCTTCAAGGAAGGGAAGGCCCTCGATGTCTCCCACCGTGCCTCCCACCTCCACGATCACAACGTCCACCCCCTTGCTTACGCGGTAGATAGCCCGCTTGATCTCGTCGGTGATATGAGGAATAACCTGGACGGTTCCCCCGAGATAATCACCCCGTCGCTCCTTCATGATCACGTTGTAATACACCTGACCGGTGGTAACATTGTTGTCTCTGGTCAACTGGGCGCTGGTGAACCGCTCGTAATGGCCTAGGTCCAGATCGGTCTCGGACCCGTCATCGGTGACAAACACCTCCCCGTGCTGGAAAGGGCTCATCGTTCCAGGATCCACGTTGATGTAGGGATCAAACTTGAGGAGGGTCACCTTGAGTCCCCGGCTTTCCAGCAGACACCCGATGGAAGCCGCTGCGATACCTTTTCCCAAGGACGATACCACTCCACCGGTGACAAAGATAAACTTCGGTGTCATCGCTCCCCCGTCACTATTTGTTCCTAATTTTATCCGCCCTCGTTCCTTGCTTCAATCCGTGCAATCCGTTCCAGGTCCTCTGGTGTATCCACACCGATACTGTCGTACTTCGTCTCCACAACTCTGATCGGGTAGCCGTATTCCAACGCCCGCAGTTGCTCCAGCTGCTCGGTCTCCTCCAAGGGAGTCGGAGCAAGACTCGCTAATGTGAGCAGGAATTCCCGCCGGTACACATAAAGGCCAATGTGCTTATAATAGGAATGCCTCCCCTGAACCCGAGCGTACGGGATGGGCGTCCGGGAGAAGTATAGGGCAAATCCCCGACGGTCCCGAACCACCTTCACCACATGCGGGCTCTGCCATTCCTCTTCCTTTTCAAGGCGACGACACACCGTTCCCATGATTAGGTCCGATTCTACAAAAAAAGGGGACACCGCCTCATCGATCATCGGTGGCTCGATGAGGGGTTCGTCCCCTTGGATGTTGACCACAATCTCACACGAAAGCGAGGCAGCAACTTCAGCGACCCGGTCTGTCCCCGAAGGATGATGCAACCCTGTCAGTTGAACCTCCCCGCCGAACGCGACTACCGCATCACGAATCCGAAGGTCATCTGTTGCAACCACTACCCTCGCCAGGGTCTTGCTCCGCCTGGCCCGTTCATACACATGCTGGACCAATGGTCGTCCGCGGAGATCGGCGAG encodes the following:
- the kdsA gene encoding 3-deoxy-8-phosphooctulonate synthase, which translates into the protein MSTREVGVGPVQIGGKNPLALIAGPCVIEGEEHLLGIAERLQEICGKLEIPLVLKSSYDKANRTSLQSFRGPGIERGLQILSRVREKTGLPVLTDVHEVAQVASVAGVVDALQIPAFLCRQTDLLLAAGQSGLAVNVKKGQFLSPGEVRRVVEKVVSTGNHRLLITERGTSFGYNNLVVDMRALPIMQALGYPVVFDATHSLQLPGGTGVASGGQREYIPHLARAAVAAGCNAIFMEVHPAPDEAPSDGATMWPLGELESLLRKLLRVAAAVREGDS
- a CDS encoding CTP synthase, with amino-acid sequence MTPKFIFVTGGVVSSLGKGIAAASIGCLLESRGLKVTLLKFDPYINVDPGTMSPFQHGEVFVTDDGSETDLDLGHYERFTSAQLTRDNNVTTGQVYYNVIMKERRGDYLGGTVQVIPHITDEIKRAIYRVSKGVDVVIVEVGGTVGDIEGLPFLEAIRQFKGDVGRENVAYIHLTLVPYIGTAGELKSKPTQHSVKELLQIGIQPDVLLCRTDRILPKELRAKIALFCNVSERAVITAKDVSSIYEVPLVLQSEGLDNILVDILNLEVREQNLEGWEQIVRKVQNPSTSTSIAIVGKYLELRDAYKSLTEAISHGGIANDCGVDIKAVEAERIEQEGAKKCLHDVAGVLVPGGFGIRGIEGKIGAITYAREEGVPFLGICLGMQCAVIEFARHVCGLREANSREFDTETPHAVIDLMPEQRGITNLGGTMRLGAYPCRLRPGSRAYQAYGMNEVSERHRHRYEVNNEYRSVLEAHGLVISGDSPDGRLVEMIELADHPWFVSCQFHPEFRSRPRHPHPIFRAFIRATLEHRKRL
- the kdsB gene encoding 3-deoxy-manno-octulosonate cytidylyltransferase; the protein is MRAVGVIPARYASSRFPGKPLADLRGRPLVQHVYERARRSKTLARVVVATDDLRIRDAVVAFGGEVQLTGLHHPSGTDRVAEVAASLSCEIVVNIQGDEPLIEPPMIDEAVSPFFVESDLIMGTVCRRLEKEEEWQSPHVVKVVRDRRGFALYFSRTPIPYARVQGRHSYYKHIGLYVYRREFLLTLASLAPTPLEETEQLEQLRALEYGYPIRVVETKYDSIGVDTPEDLERIARIEARNEGG